In Trifolium pratense cultivar HEN17-A07 linkage group LG7, ARS_RC_1.1, whole genome shotgun sequence, a genomic segment contains:
- the LOC123899957 gene encoding putative zinc finger protein CONSTANS-LIKE 11, producing MEALCEFCRVVRAMVYCKPDSARLCFHCDGIVHSANSLSRRHPRSLLCDKCHFDSAIVRCVENKLSLCQVCDWNTNDCFVLGHKHVLLTFYTGCPSLAELTKIWPHLVDANSSNASWESPSTSTLPKIESNTGCDQHLEQQPEKIGFVGLANEKLDEEQPCVKYEPWIEKSPILQSNSNCTQYCKDQAFSFNQDSNQPKLQGCLDVKDLVIHEGTSLCEGLNVDDVQLNFENADEIFDCSQSATKFNHEDGGIECLLMDKNIPVTKCSSLIGTAVEASSSVQQDCVIFPSSGAGGSTSAMQAINNNANCALMTPSCNRSMPLGFPQSQIHSGIPIQLPNINGESNVTELLDCSLPPVFHPGESTWESNLEGTCPQARDKAKMRYQEKKKTRTFGKQIRYASRKARADTRKRVKGRFVKAGEAYDYDPKLSDI from the exons ATGGAAGCTCTATGTGAGTTTTGTCGGGTTGTAAGAGCTATGGTTTACTGCAAGCCAGATTCTGCTCGTCTTTGCTTCCATTGCGATGGGATTGTACACTCTGCAAATTCTTTGTCTCGCAGGCATCCCCGCTCACTCCTCTGTGATAAGTGTCATTTCGACTCAGCAATCGTGCGCTGCGTCGAAAATAAACTATCTCTTTGTCAAGTTTGTGATTGGAATACTAATGACTGTTTTGTATTGGGACATAAACATGTGCTACTCACTTTCTATACTGGTTGTCCCTCTTTGGCAGAGTTAACTAAAATTTGGCCACATTTGGTTGATGCAAATTCATCAAATGCTTCTTGGGAATCGCCAAGTACTAGTACTTTGCCTAAAATTGAAAGCAACACCGGTTGTGATCAGCATTTGGAGCAGCAACCTGAAAAGATTGGCTTCGTTGGTTTAGCGAACGAGAAGCTGGATGAAGAACAACCGTGTGTCAAATATGAACCTTGGATTGAGAAATCTCCTATCCTTCAATCAAATTCAAACTGCACACAATACTGCAAAGATCAAGCATTTTCATTTAATCAAGACTCAAACCAACCAAAG CTTCAAGGATGCCTTGATGTCAAGGATCTTGTAATTCATGAGGGGACTAGTCTCTGTGAAGGTCTCAATGTGGATGATGTTCAATTAAACTTTGAAAATGCTGATGAAATATTTGACTGCTCTCAAAGTGCCACAAAATTCAACCATGAAGATGGAGGAATAGAATGTCTATTAATGGATAAAAACATTCCAGTCACAAAATGTAGCAGTCTCATTGGGACTGCAGTAGAG GCTTCTTCATCAGTTCAACAAGATTGTGTGATTTTTCCATCATCAGGGGCTGGTGGATCAACAAGTGCGATGCAGGCCATCAACAATAATGCAAATTGTGCACTTATGACTCCTAGCTGCAACAGAAGCATGCCTCTAGGATTTCCTCAGAGTCAAATTCATTCAGGCATACCAATTCAATTACCTAACATTAATGGTGAAAGCAATGTTACAGAACTTCTAGATTGTAGTTTACCTCCAGTCTTTCATCCTGGTGAATCCACATGGGAATCAAATTTGGAGGGTACATGCCCTCAAGCAAGGGAtaaagccaaaatgagataccaagagaaaaagaaaacccGAAC GTTTGGTAAGCAAATAAGATATGCGTCTCGCAAAGCTAGGGCTGATACAAGAAAACGTGTGAAAGGTAGATTTGTTAAAGCAGGCGAAGCATATGATTATGATCCTAAATTGAGTGACATCTAA
- the LOC123898982 gene encoding peroxisome biogenesis protein 22-like translates to MSSSGGSGGGDDDASKLDLFYLIKRFGAYVTFKIGDLFSLSFNNLDIRTIGAVAGLAVAIVFTWRLLRSPNDSQGRQRKRQGATSSNPGAGTHSNASVVPSDACLPSDESRAQNVVDEFFQPVKPSLGQIVRQKLSEGRKVTCRLLGVILEESTPEELQNQATVRSSVLEVLLEVTKFCDLYLMERVLDDESEKRVLVALEEAGVFTSGGLVKDKVLFSSTENGRSSFVRQLEPDWHIDTNHEIVSQLARFIKYQLHISPYKTERTAANVFSAPSLELFFGSV, encoded by the exons ATGTCATCTTCTGGTGGTAGTGGTGGTGGTGACGATGATGCCTCAAAACTAGACCTTTTTTACCTTATCAAACGCTTTGGAGCTTATGTTACTTTCAAGATCGGAGATCTCTTCTCTCTCTCCTTCAACAACCTC GATATACGAACTATTGGGGCGGTTGCTGGTCTTGCTGTTGCAATTGTTTTCACTTGGAGGCTGTTGAGATCTCCTAATGATTCTCAAGGGAGGCAACGAAAACGGCAAGGTGCTACATCTAGTAATCCTGGAGCCGGCACACATTCAAATGCATCGGTTGTTCCTTCTGATGCTTGTTTACCTTCAGATGAATCAAGGGCACAAAATGTTGTAGATGAGTTCTTTCAGCCAGTCAAG CCAAGCTTGGGGCAGATAGTGAGGCAGAAGTTGAGTGAAGGAAGAAAG GTAACCTGTCGTCTTCTTGGAGTAATCCTTGAGGAAAGTACTCCAGAGGAGCTTCAG AATCAAGCAACTGTGAGATCCTCTGTGCTTGAAGTGTTGTTGGAAGTTACAAAGTTCTGTGATTTATATCTCATGGAACGGGTTCTGGATGACGAAAGCGAG AAAAGAGTTCTTGTAGCGTTAGAAGAGGCGGGAGTATTCACTTCAGGTGGTTTGGTCAAGGACAAG GTTCTCTTCAGCAGCACTGAGAATGGACGCTCGTCATTTGTTCGGCAGTTGGAACCAGATTGGCACATTGACACGAATCATGAAATCGTTTCTCAGTTAGCT AGGTTTATCAAGTATCAGCTCCACATATCGCCGTATAAAACAGAACGAACTGCTGCTAATGTGTTCAGTGCTCCATCCTTGGAACTCTTCTTTGGATCCGTATGA
- the LOC123897891 gene encoding SPX and EXS domain-containing protein 1-like isoform X2, which yields MFGGLAVPANSPHLRKSGSRTYVYDLVNDMRGGNTPMNAAAMMPSPILLWRFKVLLFLIWGCICCKVGWDSVMRMSADKRDLFLYEAFLYFNPLLLAALMVWLWGINLWVFAQGGANYAKIFDLDQNHLTHREIWKCAMWMTIIVPTSMTAYIYLYSHGEVAYAASQPVLLYAAIVMVLIFPFDIFYFSSRYFFLRTLWRIVFPLQAISFADFFLADILTSMVKVFSDLERSVCRMVHRQVATIAWLEADSVCGSHSVAIPLVLVLPYLFRLNQCLRQYKDTGEKTSLLNALKYSTAVPVIFLSALKYHVFPERWTNFYRPLWLLSSVVNSSYSFYWDLTRDWDLSGFTRIFKFSKPNLFSYMLHGRRWVYIWVIGSNLVLRCTWTYKLSAHLRHNYLTVFTIAALEIFRRFQWIFFRVENEWNKMNNKSHMQMSEMSNEEEKLLHSMNYNV from the exons ATGTTTGGAGGTCTTGCTGTTCCTGCTAATAGTCCTCATTTACGCAAGTCTGGTAGTAGAACTTACGTTTATGATCTTG TGAACGATATGAGGGGTGGAAATACGCCGATGAATGCTGCTGCTATGATGCCTTCGCCTATTTTGTTGTGGAGATTTAAG GtacttttgtttcttatttgGGGATGCATTTGTTGCAAG GTTGGATGGGATTCAGTAATGAGAATGAGTGCTGACAAGCGAGATTTGTTTTTATATGAAGCATTTTTGTATTTCAATCCTCTTCTTCTTGCG GCTTTGATGGTTTGGCTTTGGGGAATCAACTTATGGGTTTTTGCTCAGGGTGGAGCTAATTATGCAAAAATATTTGATCTTGATCAAAATCATCTGACTCACAGAGAAATATGGAAG TGCGCCATGTGGATGACAATTATTGTTCCAACCAGTATGACAGCATACATTTATCTTTATTCTCACGGGGAAGTCGCATATGCTGCATCACAACCA GTGCTCTTGTATGCTGCTATTGTGATGGTTTTGATATTCCCCTTTGATATCTTCTATTTTTCATCTAGATATTTCTTCTTAAGGACACTCTGGCGAATAGTTTTTCCATTACAG GCAATATCATTTGCTGATTTTTTCTTGGCTGATATTTTAACTTCCATGGTTAAG GTCTTTTCTGATTTGGAGCGCTCAGTATGTAGAATGGTCCACCGACAG GTTGCTACAATTGCTTGGTTGGAAGCTGATTCTGTTTGTGGCAGTCACTCTGTCGCAATTCCTTTAGTTCTTGTTTTGCCATACCTTTTTCGCTTAAACCAATGTCTCCGGCAGTACAAAGATACTGGAGAGAAAACAAGTCTTCTGAATG CATTAAAATATTCAACCGCAGTGCCAGTGATTTTTCTTTCTGCTCTTAAATATCATGTTTTCCCTGAAAGGTGGACAAACTTCTATAGGCCTCTTTGGCTTCTGTCAAGTGTTGTGAACTCATCATACTCTTTCTACTGGGATTTGACTCGAGATTGGGACCTAAG TGGCTTCACTCGAATATTCAAGTTCAGCAAACCAAATCTGTTCTCTTATATGTTGCATGGAAGGAGATGG GTTTACATTTGGGTGATTGGAAGCAATTTGGTTTTGCGTTGCACGTGGACATACAAGCTTTCTGCCCATCTTCGCCACAATTACCTCACAGTGTTCACAATAGCTGCTTTGGAGATTTTCCGCCGCTTCCAGTGGATCTTCTTTCGTGTTGAAAATGAGTGGAACAAGATGAATAACAAATCACACATGCAAATGAGTGAAATGTCAAATGAGGAAGAGAAATTACTTCATTCCATGAACTACAATGTATAG
- the LOC123897499 gene encoding histone-lysine N-methyltransferase ATXR2-like, whose translation MEPICSITSACATQISALLSPPSPNQIQEYYHNIFSSTHCNSITVKQDDNFGKGLYAATDFKEDELVLKDQMLVGAQHSFNKIDCFVCSFCFRFIGSIETQIGRRLYLTQLRANESHDCDEGSSSKSSKNYHQMDSSDEEESTWQCSSGSSKTKVPLPEGVVESLMNGQLKLPYSEKFSLPPAVPCHGGCGEAYYCSMSCAEADWESSHSLLCTGESCDPRRREALLKFVKHANETNDIFLLAAKVISSTILRYRKLKANCLAEKGKNVASCVPDHPNFSLLLEAWRPITMGYKKRWWDCIALPDDIDSSDEASFRMQIKELAFESLQLLQTAIFDKECEPLFSLEIYGHIIGMFELNNLDLVVASPLEDYFLYIDDMKNPDKEEAEKITQPILDALGEDYSTSCEGTAFFPLQSCMNHSCCPNAKAFKRDEDRDGQATIIALRPICKGEEITISYVDEDLSFEERQASLADYGFRCRCPKCIEEEP comes from the exons ATGGAACCAATTTGCTCTATTACATCGGCTTGTGCCACTCAAATCTCTGCACTTCTTTCTCCTCCCTCACCTAACCAAATTCAG GAATATTATCACAACATTTTCTCTTCAACGCACTGCAATAGCATCACTGTCAAACAAGATGACAACTTTGGAAAAg GTCTCTATGCTGCAACGGACTTCAAAGAGGATGAACTTGTTCTCAAGGACCAAATGCTTGTTGGGGCTCAACACTCTTTCAAcaag ATTGATTGTTTTGTCTGTAGCTTCTGCTTTCGTTTTATCGGTTCCATAGAAACTCAAATTGGTAGGAGGCTTTACTTGACACAATTAAGGGCCAATGAGAGTCATGATTGTGATGAAGGCAGCTCTTCAAAGTCTTCGAAAAACTATCATCAAATGGATTCATCTGATGAAGAGGAGAGCACTTGGCAATGCAGTTCTGGTAGTTCCAAAACTAAAGTTCCTCTCCCTGAAGGTGTTGTCGAATCATTGATGAATGGCCAATTGAAATTGCCTTACTCTGAGAAGTTCTCCTTGCCTCCAGCTGTTCCGTGCCATGGTGGATGTGGAGAAGCTTACTACTGCAG CATGTCATGTGCAGAGGCTGATTGGGAATCCTCCCATTCTTTACTCTGTACTGGTGAGAGTTGTGATCCAAGACGTAGGGAGGCACTACTTAAATTCGTGAAACACGCTAATG AAACAAATGATATATTTCTCCTTGCTGCAAAG GTCATTTCTTCTACCATATTAAGGTACCGCAAGTTAAAAGCAAATTGTCTTGCAGAGAAAGGGAAAAATGTGGCATCCTGTGTTCCAGACCACCCTAATTTCTCCCTTCTTTTGGAAGCTTGGAGGCCTATAACAATGGGATACAAAAAAAG GTGGTGGGACTGCATTGCATTACCAGATGATATTGATTCTTCCGATGAAGCGTCATTCAGGATGCAAATAAAAGAGTTGGCATTCGAG TCTCTCCAACTTCTTCAGACAGCAATATTTGACAAGGAATGTGAGCCGT TATTCTCCCTTGAAATCTATGGACATATCATTGGCATGTTTGAGCTGAATAATCT TGATTTGGTTGTTGCTTCTCCCTTGGAGGATTACTTTTTATACATCGATGATATGAAGAATCCTGACAAG GAAGAAGCTGAGAAAATTACACAACCAATTCTAGATGCTCTAGGTGAAGATTATTCTACTAGTTGCGAAGGAACTGCATTTTTTCCTTTGCAAAGCTGTatgaatcattcatgttgtCCTAATGCCAAAGCTTTCAAAAGAGACGAG GATAGAGATGGTCAAGCAACAATAATTGCACTGAGGCCCATCTGTAAGGGAGAAGAG ATAACAATTTCATATGTTGATGAAGACCTTTCATTTGAGGAGAGACAAGCATCCCTTGCAGATTATGGTTTTAGATGCAGGTGTCCAAAATGCATTGAAGAAGAACCATAA
- the LOC123897891 gene encoding SPX and EXS domain-containing protein 1-like isoform X1, whose amino-acid sequence MFGGLAVPANSPHLRKSGSRTYVYDLDDFEGENGADESLLNSVEVNDMRGGNTPMNAAAMMPSPILLWRFKVLLFLIWGCICCKVGWDSVMRMSADKRDLFLYEAFLYFNPLLLAALMVWLWGINLWVFAQGGANYAKIFDLDQNHLTHREIWKCAMWMTIIVPTSMTAYIYLYSHGEVAYAASQPVLLYAAIVMVLIFPFDIFYFSSRYFFLRTLWRIVFPLQAISFADFFLADILTSMVKVFSDLERSVCRMVHRQVATIAWLEADSVCGSHSVAIPLVLVLPYLFRLNQCLRQYKDTGEKTSLLNALKYSTAVPVIFLSALKYHVFPERWTNFYRPLWLLSSVVNSSYSFYWDLTRDWDLSGFTRIFKFSKPNLFSYMLHGRRWVYIWVIGSNLVLRCTWTYKLSAHLRHNYLTVFTIAALEIFRRFQWIFFRVENEWNKMNNKSHMQMSEMSNEEEKLLHSMNYNV is encoded by the exons ATGTTTGGAGGTCTTGCTGTTCCTGCTAATAGTCCTCATTTACGCAAGTCTGGTAGTAGAACTTACGTTTATGATCTTG ACGATTTTGAGGGGGAAAACGGTGCTGATGAAAGTTTATTGAATTCTGTTGAAGTGAACGATATGAGGGGTGGAAATACGCCGATGAATGCTGCTGCTATGATGCCTTCGCCTATTTTGTTGTGGAGATTTAAG GtacttttgtttcttatttgGGGATGCATTTGTTGCAAG GTTGGATGGGATTCAGTAATGAGAATGAGTGCTGACAAGCGAGATTTGTTTTTATATGAAGCATTTTTGTATTTCAATCCTCTTCTTCTTGCG GCTTTGATGGTTTGGCTTTGGGGAATCAACTTATGGGTTTTTGCTCAGGGTGGAGCTAATTATGCAAAAATATTTGATCTTGATCAAAATCATCTGACTCACAGAGAAATATGGAAG TGCGCCATGTGGATGACAATTATTGTTCCAACCAGTATGACAGCATACATTTATCTTTATTCTCACGGGGAAGTCGCATATGCTGCATCACAACCA GTGCTCTTGTATGCTGCTATTGTGATGGTTTTGATATTCCCCTTTGATATCTTCTATTTTTCATCTAGATATTTCTTCTTAAGGACACTCTGGCGAATAGTTTTTCCATTACAG GCAATATCATTTGCTGATTTTTTCTTGGCTGATATTTTAACTTCCATGGTTAAG GTCTTTTCTGATTTGGAGCGCTCAGTATGTAGAATGGTCCACCGACAG GTTGCTACAATTGCTTGGTTGGAAGCTGATTCTGTTTGTGGCAGTCACTCTGTCGCAATTCCTTTAGTTCTTGTTTTGCCATACCTTTTTCGCTTAAACCAATGTCTCCGGCAGTACAAAGATACTGGAGAGAAAACAAGTCTTCTGAATG CATTAAAATATTCAACCGCAGTGCCAGTGATTTTTCTTTCTGCTCTTAAATATCATGTTTTCCCTGAAAGGTGGACAAACTTCTATAGGCCTCTTTGGCTTCTGTCAAGTGTTGTGAACTCATCATACTCTTTCTACTGGGATTTGACTCGAGATTGGGACCTAAG TGGCTTCACTCGAATATTCAAGTTCAGCAAACCAAATCTGTTCTCTTATATGTTGCATGGAAGGAGATGG GTTTACATTTGGGTGATTGGAAGCAATTTGGTTTTGCGTTGCACGTGGACATACAAGCTTTCTGCCCATCTTCGCCACAATTACCTCACAGTGTTCACAATAGCTGCTTTGGAGATTTTCCGCCGCTTCCAGTGGATCTTCTTTCGTGTTGAAAATGAGTGGAACAAGATGAATAACAAATCACACATGCAAATGAGTGAAATGTCAAATGAGGAAGAGAAATTACTTCATTCCATGAACTACAATGTATAG
- the LOC123897892 gene encoding cyclin-U1-1-like → MLTASEYSNHSRQNQPITGPAELNLPRVLWILSSTLEKLVARNEKLVDDLNQQLDKLSCDSVRLGKSLNAFHGVRAPGISIPKYLERIYKYTNCSPSCFVVGYVYIDMLNHKHPDSLVLSLNVHRLLVTSVMVASKMLDDEHYNNAVYARVGGVSNAELNKLELELLFLLDFKVMVSTRVFESYCLHLEKEMLVNGTGLKIERTLSPKSIETEILVEDKQSSSPPPIVDYGLT, encoded by the exons ATGTTAACAGCAAGTGAATACAGCAACCACAGCCGGCAGAATCAGCCAATAACAGGGCCTGCCGAGCTGAACTTGCCAAGAGTGCTATGGATCCTGTCTTCCACCTTAGAGAAGCTGGTAGCTCGCAATGAAAAGCTTGTGGATGACCTGAACCAGCAACTAGATAAACTGAGCTGTGACTCAGTAAGATTAGGGAAGAGCTTGAATGCATTCCATGGCGTAAGAGCGCCAGGCATAAGCATACCTAAGTACTTGGAGAGGATATACAAGTACACTAATTGTAGCCCTTCATGTTTTGTGGTTGGCTATGTGTATATAGACATGCTGAATCACAAGCACCCTGATTCTCTAGTCTTATCCTTGAATGTGCACAGGTTGCTAGTTACCAGTGTCATGGTTGCTTCCAAGATGCTAGATGATGA ACATTATAACAATGCGGTATATGCTCGAGTAGGAGGAGTAAGCAATGCTGAACTGAACAAACTTGAATTAGAGTTACTCTTTCTGTTGGATTTTAAAGTTATGGTAAGCACTCGGGTTTTCGAGAGTTACTGTTTACACTTAGAAAAAGAGATGCTTGTAAATGGCACAGGCTTGAAGATTGAAAGGACATTGTCACCTAAATCTATTGAGACTGAAATATTAGTTGAAGATAAGCAAAGCTCTTCCCCACCTCCAATTGTGGATTATGGACTGACATAA